One Sander vitreus isolate 19-12246 chromosome 22, sanVit1, whole genome shotgun sequence DNA segment encodes these proteins:
- the mkxa gene encoding mohawk homeobox a has product MNTIVFNKLSSQVLFEEKAKEVEMSSRNYLEVIDGQHADLLSSNQTIRDNQAIRHRRSGGRPSGGKVRHKRQALQDMARPLKQWLYKHRDNPYPTKTEKILLALGSQMTLVQVSNWFANARRRLKNTVRQPDLSWALRIKLYNKYVQGNAERLSVSSEDSCSDDGDNPQRTQSGPEELNKPMYQSVIKKEGSSMVGMGMGMGMGMGMAMGMGAGLSSAASLAEDYVSPPKYKSSLLHRYLNDSLRHVMVANAVMDARKRNHSGSFSSNEYDDELLSPSSSEAEANFVYRAETTDHGSSKCDNGSGGVGTAQKERVKGKDETYWREINAAMALTNLAQGKDSTSGTTSCIIQKSSHIAEIKTVKVPLMQKY; this is encoded by the exons ATGAACACCATTGTGTTTAACAAGCTGAGCAGCCAGGTCCTGTTTGAGGAGAAGGCGAAAGAGGTGGAAATGAGCAGCAGAAATTATCTAGAAGTCATCGACGGGCAACATGCTGACCTCCTCTCCAGCAACCAGACCATCAGAGACAACCAGGCCATCAGACACCGGCGGAGCGG GGGTCGGCCCAGCGGCGGTAAAGTGCGGCACAAGCGCCAGGCCCTGCAGGACATGGCGCGACCGCTCAAGCAGTGGCTCTACAAGCACCGAGACAACCCCTACCCCACCAAGACGGAGAAGATCCTGCTGGCCCTCGGCTCGCAAATGACCTTGGTCCAG gtCTCCAACTGGTTTGCTAATGCCAGGAGGCGACTGAAGAACACGGTGAGGCAGCCAGACCTGAGCTGGGCGCTCAGGATCAAGCTCTACAACAAATATGTCCAGGGCAACGCGGAGAGGCTGAGCGTCAGCAGCGAGGACAGCTGCTCAGACG ACGGGGACAACCCTCAGAGGACACAGAGCGGCCCCGAGGAGCTCAACAAGCCCATGTACCAGAGCGTGATCAAGAAGGAGGGCTCCTCCATGGTGGGCATGGGCATGGGCATGGGCATGGGCATGGGCATGGCCATGGGTATGGGAGCGGGACTGAGCTCGGCCGCCTCACTTGCCGAGGACTATGTGTCTCCACCCAAGTACAAGAGCAGCCTGCTGCACCGCTACCTGAACGACTCACTGCGCCACGTCATGGTGGCCAACGCCGTCATGGACGCTCGCAAGAGGAACCACTCCGGCTCCTTCAGCTCCAACGAGTACGATGACGAGCTGCTCTCGCCGTCCTCCTCTGAGGCTGAGGCGAACTTTGTTTATCGGGCTG AAACCACAGACCATGGCTCCAGTAAATGTGACAA TGGCAGCGGTGGCGTTGGAACTGCGCAAAAGGAGAGGGTGAAGGGCAAAGACGAGACGTACTGGAGAGAGATCAACGCCGCtatggccttgaccaacttGGCGCAAGGGAAGGACAGCACCTCCGGGACCACGAGCTGCATCATCCAGAAGTCCTCCCACATAGCAGAGATCAAGACTGTTAAAGTGCCTCTAATGCAGAAATATTAG